A genome region from Coprococcus phoceensis includes the following:
- the pdaA gene encoding delta-lactam-biosynthetic de-N-acetylase: MRPFSHKKIIGTSLLFIAAFLVGHFFARTVEHFQTKSVTTSATGNWGLSFQEDGKPPVANATYEDLKQYDAYYAENTDQKVIYLTFDAGFENGNTPAILDALKKHNVPATFFVVGNFLSDNPDLIKRMVEEGHIVGNHTYTHPDMSKISTMESFSKEIQDVEKLYQEITGKEMIKFYRPPQGKYSEENLKMAKELGYKTFFWSLAYVDWYQDKQPTKEEAFDKLLGRIHPGAVVLLHNTSSTNGQILDELLTKWEEMGYTFKSLDQMP, translated from the coding sequence ATGAGGCCATTCTCACACAAAAAAATAATCGGTACTTCTCTTTTATTTATCGCTGCATTCCTCGTCGGTCACTTTTTTGCCCGGACAGTGGAACATTTTCAGACAAAGTCGGTCACCACATCTGCCACCGGCAATTGGGGGCTGAGTTTTCAGGAGGACGGAAAACCTCCCGTTGCAAATGCGACCTACGAAGACTTAAAGCAATATGATGCTTACTACGCCGAAAATACCGACCAAAAGGTAATCTATCTTACATTCGATGCCGGCTTTGAAAATGGTAACACGCCAGCCATCTTAGATGCACTGAAAAAACACAATGTTCCGGCTACATTTTTTGTCGTCGGGAATTTCCTCTCCGACAACCCCGATCTGATCAAGCGTATGGTCGAGGAAGGTCATATCGTAGGAAATCATACTTATACGCACCCGGACATGTCCAAAATTTCCACGATGGAAAGCTTTTCAAAGGAAATTCAGGATGTCGAAAAACTCTATCAGGAAATCACCGGAAAAGAAATGATAAAATTTTATCGCCCTCCGCAAGGAAAATACAGTGAAGAAAACTTAAAAATGGCAAAAGAACTCGGCTATAAGACGTTTTTCTGGAGTCTTGCCTATGTTGACTGGTATCAGGATAAACAACCGACAAAAGAAGAGGCATTTGACAAACTACTTGGAAGAATACATCCCGGCGCTGTCGTTCTGCTGCATAACACTTCTTCCACAAACGGACAAATCTTAGATGAGTTGCTGACAAAATGGGAAGAAATGGGATATACCTTCAAATCTCTGGACCAGATGCCATAA
- a CDS encoding ZIP family metal transporter, producing MNGILMALFGTLGTFLITALGAAGIFFVRREVSGNLQCGFLGFAGGVMIAASVWSLLLPGIDFAEANGQVGWLVMTGGFLLGVITLLVADGLMKAWYEREKSTQLTLGKSTAMLIIAITTHNIPEGMSVGLAFALAGQNMQDTALLSGAVALAIGIGIQNFPEGTAVALPLVKEGVSKKRAFVIASMTAVVEPLFGVLAAVFARFANASIAILLAFAAGTMIYVVVEELIPQAHMGENGKMGTLGFVVGFLVMMILDVALG from the coding sequence ATGAATGGAATTTTAATGGCACTATTTGGAACACTTGGAACCTTTCTCATAACAGCTTTAGGAGCTGCGGGGATTTTCTTTGTCAGACGGGAAGTCAGCGGAAATCTGCAGTGTGGATTTTTAGGATTTGCCGGGGGAGTTATGATAGCTGCGTCCGTGTGGTCGCTGCTGCTTCCGGGGATTGATTTTGCAGAGGCAAACGGGCAGGTTGGATGGCTTGTCATGACCGGTGGTTTTTTGTTGGGAGTCATCACATTGCTTGTGGCAGACGGGCTGATGAAAGCATGGTATGAGAGAGAAAAAAGTACACAGCTTACATTGGGAAAAAGTACGGCAATGCTGATCATAGCAATTACAACTCACAATATTCCGGAAGGAATGTCAGTCGGGCTTGCATTTGCACTGGCGGGACAAAATATGCAAGATACGGCGTTGTTGTCAGGTGCGGTTGCACTGGCGATCGGAATTGGAATTCAGAATTTCCCAGAAGGGACGGCAGTTGCATTGCCGCTTGTGAAAGAAGGGGTAAGTAAAAAAAGAGCATTTGTCATTGCGAGTATGACAGCGGTTGTAGAACCTCTTTTTGGTGTGCTTGCAGCAGTATTTGCGAGATTTGCGAATGCATCGATTGCAATATTACTTGCGTTTGCTGCTGGAACAATGATCTATGTCGTTGTGGAAGAACTGATTCCACAGGCTCATATGGGAGAAAACGGGAAGATGGGCACACTCGGATTTGTTGTCGGTTTCCTTGTAATGATGATATTGGATGTTGCACTTGGATAA
- a CDS encoding peptidyl-prolyl cis-trans isomerase, which yields MRNLKKKVVVFATAASLAVVSMTGCASFENADTVATVGGDKIPAGVANFYARYQQGMIETNLGSMLGDNMWTQEVSEGKTYEDNVKDSVMDALQQMYILEDHMAEYEVVLTDEEKSAIQEAAKKFDEGNELEAKELVSGETEYVERVLTLLTIQKKMTDAVTKDVSTEVSDEEAAQKSMQYVSFPYTTTDEEGNSKTLTDEEKAALKETAAAFLEGAKAAEDFAAYATEQGKEAQTATFDSESTSPAAELIAAADSLGVGGFTDVIETENGLYVAKVTSLLDRDATDAKKETIVNSRKSEKFNEVYDGWKKDTKIKVNKDVWAKVDFQDVGVTVKQNEEEPYTE from the coding sequence ATGAGGAATCTGAAAAAGAAAGTAGTCGTATTTGCGACAGCGGCATCTCTTGCAGTAGTCTCAATGACAGGATGTGCAAGCTTTGAAAACGCAGATACAGTGGCAACTGTTGGAGGGGATAAGATACCGGCAGGAGTTGCAAATTTTTATGCGAGATACCAGCAGGGAATGATTGAGACAAACTTAGGCTCTATGCTTGGAGACAACATGTGGACGCAGGAAGTAAGTGAGGGAAAGACTTATGAGGACAATGTAAAAGACAGTGTGATGGATGCGCTTCAACAGATGTATATTCTGGAAGACCACATGGCAGAATACGAGGTTGTGTTGACAGATGAAGAAAAGAGTGCGATTCAGGAAGCGGCAAAGAAATTCGATGAGGGCAATGAGCTGGAAGCCAAAGAATTGGTATCCGGAGAGACGGAGTATGTGGAAAGAGTGCTGACTCTGCTTACGATTCAGAAGAAGATGACGGATGCGGTGACAAAGGATGTAAGCACAGAAGTTTCGGATGAAGAGGCTGCGCAAAAGAGTATGCAGTATGTAAGTTTTCCATATACGACAACAGACGAAGAAGGGAATTCTAAGACTTTGACAGATGAAGAAAAGGCAGCCCTGAAAGAGACGGCAGCAGCTTTCCTGGAAGGTGCAAAAGCGGCGGAAGATTTTGCGGCTTATGCGACAGAACAAGGCAAGGAAGCGCAGACAGCTACCTTTGATTCAGAGAGTACATCGCCGGCCGCGGAGTTGATTGCGGCAGCAGATTCTTTGGGAGTGGGCGGATTTACAGATGTCATAGAGACAGAGAATGGACTCTACGTCGCAAAAGTGACAAGTCTGCTCGACAGAGATGCGACAGATGCGAAAAAGGAGACAATCGTAAATTCTCGGAAAAGTGAAAAGTTCAATGAGGTTTATGATGGCTGGAAAAAAGACACTAAGATAAAAGTGAATAAAGACGTATGGGCAAAAGTAGATTTTCAGGATGTCGGAGTAACTGTCAAACAGAATGAAGAAGAGCCATACACAGAATAA